The genomic DNA GCTCAGACAGTACGAACCAAACTTATCAAAGAATTTAATGATGCATTTACAAAGATAGATTTGCTTGTCGGGCCGACTACACCTTCCCAGGCGTTCAAAATTGGCGAAAACACAGATAACCCGCTGCAGATGTATCTATCAGATATTATGACTGTTTCAGCTAATCTGGTGGGCGTGCCCGCTATAAGCTTACCTCTATCAGTAAGCGCTGGGCAGCTACCAGTCGGTCTACAGTTAATGGCGCCACAAAAACAAGATGCCAAACTATTGAAACTTAGTAAGCTTGTTGAAAAGGAGATATAAATGAAAGACTTAACCAATATTACACCAGAGAAGCTCCTCGTGATTATGCTTGTTGGGATAGTTCTAATTCTGGGCTTTGTATTGCTGCTAAAGAAAAAACCACGGAAATTAAAGTCAGACATGTACCTAGAGCGATGGCGTGAGATTCAGTCTCTTTTGAAAGACAAAAAACAGTGGCCGATGGCAGTATTAAATGCTGATGCTCTACTTGATGAAGTGCTCAAAAAACGTAAGGTGCGCGGATCTAGCATGGGCGAAAGAATGGTTAAAGTTCAAAAAAAGTTTTCAGATCACGATGCTGTTTGGGCGGCTCATAAACTTCGAAACAAAATTGCTCATGGAGAGTTAAAGATGCCTAACCAAGAAGATGTTAAAAGTGCGTTACTTGCGATAAGACAAGCTTTAAAAGACATAGGAGCGCTTAAGTGATTACAAGGCAATTTTCAATTTTCAGAATTGCATCCACTCCCATTAAAAGAAAAAGTAGTTTATTAGATATTGATTATTGGAAATTGATTAAAAATTGCAAATTGAAAATTGTAAATTGTGAAGCGGTAATATATGGTTGAGGAGAAATATAAAGTAAATGGCTATTATCCAACTATAGGGATAGAGTGTCATGTGCAGCTCAAAACCGCAACAAAGCTGTTTGCTGCAGTTGGTAATGATGCACGTGAAGCTGCCCCGAATACACTCGTTAGCCATATATGTTTTGGTATGCCCGGAGCATTGCCAGTACTAAATGAAAAGGCAATCGAGATTGCATGTCGCGCCGCTTTTGCACTAGAGACAGTGCCACAACAATTTAGTAAATTTGATCGTAAGCACTATTTTTATCCGGACCTACCCAAGGGCTATCAGATTACTCAGTATGATGAACCAATAATTCTGGGTGGGTCGGTTGAGATAAATGTCAATGGCAAAGTTAAACAGATTGCAATTACGCGAGCGCACCTAGAAGAAGATGCTGGTAAGTCTACACACCCAAATGGCGCCGATTATTCTTTAGTAGATTTGAACCGCGCCGGTACGCCACTACTAGAAATTGTCAGCGAGCCGCAAATTCACTCAGCGGCCGAAGCCAAAGCTTATGCGCGTGAGCTGTACCTGCGCATGAAGTTTGCCGATGTATCTGATGCTAATTTGTATTACGGCAACATGCGTTTCGATGTTAATGTAAGCGTAAGTCGTGACCCAAGTAAATTTGGTACTCGCAGCGAGACCAAAAACCTCAACTCTTTCCGCAGTGTCGAAAAGGCTGTCGAGTATGAAATTAAACGCCAGATCGAGCTATTAGAGAAAGGTGAGCAAGTTGTTCAAGAGACCCGTGGCTGGCATGATGACAAACAAAAAACTTTTTCACAGCGTAGTAAGGAAGATGCCCACGATTATCGCTATATGCCGGAGTCAGATGTTCCACCTGTGGTGCTGACAGATGCACAGATTGAGAAAGCCAAGGCTGAAACACCGATTTTACCGCATGAATGGCGCAAAAAGTTTACTGAGCTGGGTTTTGACACGTCACTAGCCGAGGCGCTTTTGGACGCTGAAGTTGAGTTTGAAGACTCTAAGTATCTAGATCTTATAGTCGAGTTCTCGGACGATAAAGTACTGACTAAGCGTTATGCAAATTGGGTGGTGAATCTTCTGGCACCCTTGAAACGAGAAAAAAATATTGGCTTGAAAATGCCAGACCTAAAAACTCTGATCGTAGCAGTGGACGACTTACTCAAAACAAACAAACTAAGTTCGACAGCCGCAAAACAGTTGATTGAGAGTGTCTTGCAGTCAAAAAAACTGCCGAAGGACATAGCAGGCTTTGCCAAAGCAGAAGGGCTAATCCAGCTGTCAGATACTAGCGAGCTTGATAAAATAGTCAGCGAAGTACTAACGGGCAATCAAAAGGCGGCAGACGATGTACGAAATGGCGAGACAAAAGCTATTGGATTCCTGATTGGTCAGTGCATGAAACTTTCTAAAGGGCAGGGAAACCCACAACTATTTCAAGAACTAATCAAAAAGCAACTTGGGGTATAAGATGCAAAAGTGGCAAAGAGTGGGCACGGACAAAACGGAAAAAGTTGGCTGGAGGTGGCTGGTTCATAAAAAATTCCGCCTACCAAATGGGTATGAAGGCGTATTTACTACTTTAGATAGTGTTGGCAAAAAATATGCATGCGTAATTGCTCTTACTAAACAGAACGAGGTTATAATAGTTCGTCAATTTAGGCCTGGCCCAGAAGCAATATTTGATGAAGTCATTGGTGGCGCCGTTGAGGATGGCGAAGTACCCCTCGAAGCAGCAAAGAGAGAATTAGCCGAAGAAGCAGGGTATCGCGTTGGAGCTATAGAGTGCATAGGGTCTGCTTTCAAAGACTCATATACCAATGGGTATTATTATTTTTATCTGGCACTCAACTGTGAGCCTCTTGCTAGAGGGAATAATCCAGATATTTCTGAAAATATTGAGGTGCGTAAAATTAGCATTGATCAGTTGATAAAAAACGCAAAGATTGGTCTAATGTCCGATCCGCAAGCTGTACTTATGGCGTATGATAGGCTTATGGAAATAAAAAAGGGGGAATGATGAGAGTTAGAAAAGCAATTATCGCAGCTGCTGGTTTTGGAACTAGATTTTTGCCGCAAACAAAAGCCATGCCAAAAGAGATGTTGCCCCTAATCGATAAACCAGTTATTCAGTACGTTGTTGAGGAACTGGTCTCTGCCGGCATCCAAGATATTATTATCGTCACAGGCTACAGCA from Candidatus Saccharibacteria bacterium includes the following:
- the gatB gene encoding Asp-tRNA(Asn)/Glu-tRNA(Gln) amidotransferase subunit GatB, whose amino-acid sequence is MVEEKYKVNGYYPTIGIECHVQLKTATKLFAAVGNDAREAAPNTLVSHICFGMPGALPVLNEKAIEIACRAAFALETVPQQFSKFDRKHYFYPDLPKGYQITQYDEPIILGGSVEINVNGKVKQIAITRAHLEEDAGKSTHPNGADYSLVDLNRAGTPLLEIVSEPQIHSAAEAKAYARELYLRMKFADVSDANLYYGNMRFDVNVSVSRDPSKFGTRSETKNLNSFRSVEKAVEYEIKRQIELLEKGEQVVQETRGWHDDKQKTFSQRSKEDAHDYRYMPESDVPPVVLTDAQIEKAKAETPILPHEWRKKFTELGFDTSLAEALLDAEVEFEDSKYLDLIVEFSDDKVLTKRYANWVVNLLAPLKREKNIGLKMPDLKTLIVAVDDLLKTNKLSSTAAKQLIESVLQSKKLPKDIAGFAKAEGLIQLSDTSELDKIVSEVLTGNQKAADDVRNGETKAIGFLIGQCMKLSKGQGNPQLFQELIKKQLGV
- a CDS encoding NUDIX hydrolase, which codes for MQKWQRVGTDKTEKVGWRWLVHKKFRLPNGYEGVFTTLDSVGKKYACVIALTKQNEVIIVRQFRPGPEAIFDEVIGGAVEDGEVPLEAAKRELAEEAGYRVGAIECIGSAFKDSYTNGYYYFYLALNCEPLARGNNPDISENIEVRKISIDQLIKNAKIGLMSDPQAVLMAYDRLMEIKKGE